The DNA region ATTGCTTCTGCCCGTGGCTGAGATACTCGGCGCGCTGGTCGAGATGGTCGGACAGGAAGATCATCTCGGCGATCTCGGCCACCCGCTCGCGCACCGCGGCGTCGCGCTTGAAGGCGAGCGCGCCGAACACGCTGCGCCCGCGGGGGTAGGAGATCTCCAGATTCTCGAACACCGTCAGGTCGTCGTAGATCGACGGGTTCTGGAACTTGCGCCCGACGCCGGCCGTGACGATCTGGTGCTCCTTCATCGCGGTCAGTTCCTTGTTGCGGAACTTGATGGAGCCGCCGGACGCCTTGGTCCGCCCGCAGATGAGGTCGAGCACCGTGGTCTTGCCGGCGCCGTTGGGGCCGATGATGACGTGGATCTCGTTGCTGTCGACGTAGAAGGACAGGTCGTTGACCGCCTTGAACCCGTCGAAGGACACGGTCAGCCCTTCGACCGCCAGCAGGTAATCGGTGTTGTTGGCCATGCTCCGTCCCTCCTCAGTCGGCGGCGGTGTGGGGCGGGATGATCGGCGCCGCGGTGGCGGGGATCGTCGTCCGGCCGACGGTCGGGCGGCGCAGCCGCGGGGCGATGTACTGCTGGTAGAGCCCGGCCAGCCCGTTGGGGAACACCATGACCACGCCGATGAACAGGGCGCCCATGGCGAACAGCCACAGCTCCGGGAAGCTCTCCGACAGCATCGTCTTGGCCCAGTTGACCAGCAGCGTGCCGTAGACCGCGCCCAGCAGCGACAGCCGGCCGCCGACCGCGCAGTAGATGACCATCTCGATCGA from Azospirillum brasilense includes:
- the urtD gene encoding urea ABC transporter ATP-binding protein UrtD, whose translation is MANNTDYLLAVEGLTVSFDGFKAVNDLSFYVDSNEIHVIIGPNGAGKTTVLDLICGRTKASGGSIKFRNKELTAMKEHQIVTAGVGRKFQNPSIYDDLTVFENLEISYPRGRSVFGALAFKRDAAVRERVAEIAEMIFLSDHLDQRAEYLSHGQKQWLEIGMLLIQDPELLMLDEPVAGMSVNERKKTAELLNRIIQNRSVLVIEHDMKFVEDIAHRVTVLHQGKILSEGSMERVKNDPKVVEVYLGH